One Natronorubrum halophilum genomic window, GGCGGAACCTCGAGCGACGTGAGCCTCGTCCGGGACGGCCGGGCCGAGCGGACGACCGACGCCGAGATCGACGGGCTGCCGATCCGGACGCCGATAGTCGACGTGAACACCGTCGGCGCGGGCGGCGGGTCGATCGCGTGGGTCGACGCCGGCGGTGCGCTGCGCGTCGGCCCGCGCTCCGCAGGCGCCGACCCCGGACCCGCCTGTTACGGCCGCGGCGGCACCGAGCCGACCGTGACCGACGCCAACGTCGTGCTCGGCTACATCGGTCCCGAGACCGCGCTCGGCGGCGAGATGACCCTCGACGTCGAGGCCGCCCGCGCGTCCCTCGAGCGACTGGCCGACGAAGCCGGCCTCGAGAGCGCGCTCGAAGCAGCCCGCGGGGTCTACCGCGTGGCGAACGCGACGATGACCCGGACGATTCGCGCGGTGACGGTCGAGCGAGGGCACGATCCCCGCGAATTCGCCGTCGTCGCCTTCGGCGGTGCGGGACCGATGCACGCCGCCGCGCTGGCTGACTCGCTCGAGGTGGATCGGGTGGTCGTCCCGCGACCGGGCGGCGTGCTCTCCGCGTTCGGACTGCTCGCGGCCGACGAGAGCTACGACGCCGTGCGAACGGTGGGCGTCGAACTTGACACGGCCGATCCGGCCGAACTCGAGGAGGTGTACGACGGCCTCGTCGCCGACGTGCTCGCGGACGCGTCCGATCCGGACGCGGCGCGGGTCGAACGCGCCGCGGACTGTCGATACGCGGGTCAGAGCTTCGAGTTGACCGTTCCCGTCGACGAGTCGTTCGATGCGACGGCGGTGGCCGAACGGTTCCACGAGGCCCACGAGCGCGCGTACGGCTACGCGATGGACGAATCGCTCGAGGTCGTCAACCTGCGCGCGACGGCGACGATCCCGGGGACGGAGCCCGCGGTCCGCCACGACGGGACGGGCGACGCCCGCCTCGGTACCCGAGAAGCGCAGTTCCCCGGCACCGGCGAGAGCGGTACCGGGCCGCGAGAGACGACCGTCTACGACCGCGATCGCCTCGAGTCGGGGACGACGGTTTCGGGTCCGGCGGTCCTCGAGCAAGCCGAGAGCACCACCGTCGTCCCGCCGAACTGGGGCGGCGAAATTCTCGACGACGGAACGCTCGTGATGAGTCGAACGGCGGACGAGGAGGAGGTGAGCGAGCGATGACGAGAGAGACGAACACCGAAAACGATTCCGACGACAGCATCGATCCGGTGACCCTCGAGGTCCTCCGGAATCAACTCGAGAGCGTCGCCGAGGAGATGGGACAGACGCTGATCCGCGGCGCGTACTCGCCGAACATCAAGGAGCGCCGGGACTGCTCGACGGCCCTGTTCGACGCCGACGGGCGGATGATCGCGCAGGCCGAGCACATCCCGGTTCACCTCGGGGCGATGCCCGCGGCCGTCGATGCGGTGCTCGAGTACGATCCGCGGCCCGGCGACGTCTTCGTCCTCAACGACCCCTTCACGGGCGGGACGCACCTGCCGGACGTGACGATGGTCTCGCCCATCGCACCCGGGAACAGCGGGGCTGGCGAAAGCGAAACCGACGGCGACGCAGCCGACGAGATCGTCGGTTTCGCCGTCTCGCGAGCCCACCACGCCGACGTCGGCGGGATGACCCCCGGCAGCATGCCCGCCGGGGCGCAGGAGATCTATCAGGAGGGGCTTCGACTCCCGCCGACCCGACTCGTCGAGGGTGGCGAACGTCGTACGGACGTACAGTCGCTGATCCTCGCGAACATCCGCAACCCGACCGAGCGCCGGGCCGATCTGCGCGCGCAACTGGCGGCGAACGAACGCGCCGAAACCCGGCTCGCGGCGCTCTTCGAAGAGCACGGCCGCGAGACGGTGCTTCGGGGGTTCGACACCGTCATCGACTACTCCCGCGAGCGGATCGAAGACGAGATCGCGGCGCTGCCCGACGGCACCTACGAGGCGAGCGACCGCCTCGAGGGCGACGGCGTCACCGACGACGATATCGAGATTACGGTGGCGGTGACGATCGACGGAACGACGGTCGACGTCGACTTTGCGGGGAGCGCGGGGCAACTCGAGGGGAATCTCAACGCCCCGATCGCGGTCGCAAAGAGCGCGGTTTACTTCGTCGTGCGCTGTATCACGGACCCCGAGATCCCGCCGAATCACGGCTGTTACGAGCCCGTTAGCGTGCACGCGCCCGAAGGATCGCTCCTGAATCCGGAGCCGCCCGCGGCGGTCGTAGGCGGTAACGTAGAGACCAGCCAGCGCGTCACGGACGTCGTCTTCACCGCGCTCGCGGGAGCCGCACCGGAACGCGTACCCGCCCAGGGCCAGGGAACGATGAACAACCTGACCATCGGCGCGCGCGACGGCTCGTTCACCTACTACGAGACCATCGGCGGCGGCTTCGGCGCTCGAGCCGATCGCGACGGGATGGACGGCGTGCAGGTCGGCATGACGAACACGCTGAACACGCCCATCGAGTCCCTCGAGACCGAGTATCCGCTCCGGGTCGAGCGCTACGCGCTCCGCCCGAACAGCGGCGGCCGCGGTCGGTTCCGGGGTGGGTTGGGTCTCGAGCGAACCGTCACCGTCGAGACGGACGCGACGGTGTCGCTGCTGACCGAACGGCGTCGCCACGCGCCGAAGGGCGTCGCAGGCGGCGAGAACGGCGCACTCGGCGAGAACCTGATCGACGGAGAGCCGGTGCCCGCGAAGACGACCGTCGACGTCGACGCCGGGGCGACGGTCGCCGTCCGGACGCCCGGCGGCGGTGGACACGGAGAGCCGAACGAGCGCGATGCGGCGGCGCTCGAGACCGACCGCGCCGCTGGAAAACGAACCGAGTCGGACGAGGAGGTGTGATCGCCGTGGGACCCGACGCGAACGGCACACCCGTACAGGGCCGACTCGGGCTGATCGTTCCCTCCTCGAACGCGACGGCCGAACCGGAGTTCCGGCGGTGGCTGCCCGAGGAAATCACCGTCCACGCCGCGCGGATGGAACTCGAGTCGGTGACCGTCGACGCGCTGGACGCGATGAGCGACGATGCGGCGCGGGCCGCCGAGTTGCTTTCCCACGCCGACGTCGACGCGGTCGCCTACGCCTGCACCACCGGCAGCCTGATCCACGGACCGGGGTTCGACGCGGAACTCGAGGAGCAACTGCGGGAGGCGGCCGGCGTCCCCGCCGTCGCGACGGCCAGATCGGTGAGCCGCGCGCTCGAGGCGCTCGACGCCGAACGGATCGCGGTCGTGACGCCCTACACCGCCGACCTCGACGCGAAGGAGCGCGACTTCCTCGAGGCCGCAGGGTTCGAAGTCGTCTCGATCGACGGGCGAGGACTCGAGGAGAACACGGCGATCGGCGCGTTAGACGCCGACGACGCGTATCGGCAGGTGCTCGAGCACGTGGGGAGCGGCGTTGCCGACGATCTCGACGCCGTCTTCGTCTCCTGTACGAACTTCCGGTCGCTGGCCGCCGTCGAAGCTCTCAAGGCGAAACTCGAGGTGCCGGTGATCACGAGCAACGGCGCGACGCTGTGGGACGTCTGTGGGAGTTCGGGGCTCGAGATCGACCTCGACGGGCCGGGTGCGCTGTTCGACTGCGATCGGGCGTGACCCAGAGGTAAACTCGACATCCCCGCTCTGAAGGGCGGGACGTTCTCCGTGATTTTCCGTAACACCGCGATTCCGCCGGGTTGAGACCGTTGGGAGACTCGAGCTGAATACGAGGCGCGTACGGAGTGTAGGGACGTCTATCGGTTGAGCGGTTGATCGGTTGAAAAACCATCTCGAACGCGGCTACTCCGGCGAAAGCCCTCGCGAGGGCTCGGCAGCGCTCGTTCCGCGGCTTCGCCGCTTCGCTTCGAGGTCGCTTCGACCTCGCACCGCTCGCCCTTTCAGTCCGCCGGGAACGGCCGCCGGCCTGCCCTCCCCCGGGTCGGACGGCTCCGCGCGAGAGTGCGCGGAGCCGTACTCCCGGCCGAACGGCGCGTGCCGGTTGCGAAGCACAACGCGAGCGCCTCGAGAGCGAACGGGGAGGGACGGCCCGCGAACTCGAGGTCCCGACGCTGGCCCCATTCTCCGGTGACGGTGCGTTTTTGACGCCGCCTTCCCACCCTTCGGTATGGAACTCGAACCAGTGGCGGATCTCCCCGAGATCCGTCCCGGCGACGACATCGCCGAACTCGTCGCGGATCGGGCATCCCTCGAGCCCGGCGACGTACTCACCGTCGCGAGCACCATCGTCTCGAAAGCCGAGGGACGAACGGCGAATCTCGAGGACTACCCCGTCAGCGGCCGGGCACGGGAGATCGCCGACCGGATCGCCGACGTGGCGGGAGAGGAGAAGGACCCGCGATTCGCACAGGCGGTCCTGGAAGAGAGCACGGAACTGCTGATCGACTGTCCCTTCCTGCTGACCGAGACGCGCTTCGGCCACATCTGCGTGAACGCGGGGATCGACCGCTCGAACGTGCCGGACCACGACATCCTGTTGCTGCCGAAGAAGCCGTCCGAGAGCGCCGAGCGGATTCGATCGACGCTCTCGGAACGGGGTTACGAGGACGTCGCGGTGATCGTCACGGACACCTGCGGCCGGCCGTTCCGCCACGGCCAGCGCGGCGTCGCCCTCGGCTGGGCCGGAACGCCGGCGAGTCGGGACTGGCGCGGCGAACTCGACCGCGACGGCCACGAACTCGGCGTCACCGTCCAGTCCGTGGTCGACGAACTCTCCTCGGCGGCGAATCTCGTAACCGGCGAGGGTGCCGGCGGGACGCCCGCGGTCGTCGTCCGCGACTGGGAGTTCGGCGACCACGAGGGCAGCGACGAGTTGTTCAGAGCGGTCGAGGACGACCTCGTTCGACGGGCGCTGCGGGAGTGGAGGTTCGACGACTCATGACCGATGACAACGGTGCGGCGGCGACCGACGCGACCTGGGCCATCGAACTCACCCCCGAACACCCGCCGGCTCGAATCGCCAAGTTGGCGTCGCTCGCGGAGGCCGAGGGGTTCGATATCGCCTTCGCGAGCAGCCACTACTTCAACCGCGATCCGTTCGTTACGCTCTCACGGATGGTCGACGCGACCGACGAACTCCGACTCGGGCCGGGCGTCATCAATCCCTACGAGACCCATCCCGTGAAACTCGCCGCCCAGACGGCGACGATCGACGAACTCAGCGACGGCCGTGCCGTTTTCGGCGTCGGTGCTGGCGACCGTTCCTCGCTCGCGAACCTCGGCATCGACCGCGAGAAGCCGCTTCGGCGCGTCCTCGAGACGTTCGACGTCGCCCGCGACCTCTGGGCCGGCGAGACGGTGACCCACGAGGGAACGTTCACCGCGCGAGACGCCTCGCTCAACCTCGAGGAGCGTTCGATTCCGGTCTACGTCGGCGCACAGGGGCCGCACATGCTTCGCATGAGCGCGAAACACGCGGACGGCGTGCTGATCAACGCCGCCCATCCGGCGGACCTCGAGTGGGCGGCGGGAGAGATCGAACGGGGGCTCGCCGAGCGACCGGATCGATCGAGCGGGGCGCACAGCGACCCGCGAGACGGCGAATTCGAGTCGCTCGCGTTCGCGAGCGTGAGCGTCGCCGGAGACGAAACCGAGGCTCGCGAGGCGGCCCGGCCGCCGGTGGCGTTCATCGTCGGCGGGGCCGCAGAACCCGTCCTCGAGCGCCACGGGATCGACCGCGAGGCGGCGGAAGCTGTCAGCGACGCCCTCGAGCAGGGGGAGCTAACCGACGCCTTCGGCCACGTCACGCCGGCGATGATCGACGCGTTCTGTATCGCCGGGACGACCGAGACGGTCGCCGATCGCTTCGAAGCGGCGCTCGAACACGTCGACGGCATCGTCGTGGGTTCGCCGCTGGGGCCGGATCTCGAGGATGCAGTCGGACGAGCGAGCGAAGCACTTGCTATGGCGACCGAGTGCAACGCCGAGTAAGCGCGTTTGGAACGGGGACTCAGCTCGAGTTAGCGGAAAAGAGGCTGCCGATCGCGCCGAGAGTGAGTGCGCCGAAGACGCCGAGCGTAAAGACGATCAGGATCGTTCCGATCAGGACGAGCAGCGGGGCGAGGCCCTCGCCCATCGCGACGTCTGTGAAGAGTTCGATCATCTCCGTGATGTTGTCCACGAGAACGTTCATCGGTGTGATGGTGTCCATATTCGAGGGTTGTTACCGGTGCTACTTGGCCGTGCCGGTCCAGTATCGTCCTGGGAACGATAGCGGGTCGTCGCGACACGGGGCGGTCGGAACGGCCGTATTGTCCGATAGTATAAGCCCATCCCCGACGTACACGCGACCGTGACCGACGACGCGACACTCTCGGATTTCGATTCGGCCGTGGATCGAGCCGAGACCGGCGACACTGCCGACCGTCAGGCGGACTCGAGCGAAGACGACGGGGAGCCGATGTCGAAAGCCACTGCACCCGAAGACTCCGCGGAGGCCGCGGAATCCGGCCGGTTGTCACGCGATTCCGAACTCTCGACGTACGCGTGGGGAACCTACGCCTGCGGTCGCTGTGAAACCGATACCGGGCGCGTCTGGCGCGAGGACGGCGAGTTCGTCTGTCCCGACTGCAAACCCTGGTGATCGGCGGCCCCAGCGGATACAGCCCGGTATTTCGGTGGGCTTGCGAATGTGCTCCCGAAGGTTTATATCTCAGTCGTGAGTGTGTACACCTGCAATGGCGAAAGGTACGGTCGACTTCTTCAACGACACCGGCGGCTATGGATTCATCGAAACTGAGGACGCGGACGAGGACGTGTTCTTCCACATGGAGGACATCGGGGGTCCCGACCTAGAGGAGGGTCAGGAACTCGAGTTCGACATCGAGCAGGCCGATAAAGGCCCGCGCGCGACGAACGTCGAACGCCTGTAAGCAGGCTCAGTACAGTAGTATCGTTCTCTGACTGTCAGTCCGGCAGCGACGGTGCTCGCATCGGTCGGGCGACACCGTTTTTCCGGACCGCGTTCCCGACGAGCGACGGCCGACAGCGAGTTTCTCGACGCAAAACATATGGTCCGGAACCACTTTTGACGTACTAATGAGAGGTTCGACCAGGTCCCCACCGACGTACGCATCCGAGCTATGACCGACGCTACCCCCCCATCACAGACCGGGAGGTCGACGAACGGCGGACTCGAGGTATCGACGGTCGCCGACCTCTGTGCCGATATCGAGTCGAACGTCGCCGACGTGATCGTCGGCCACGACGAGGCGATCGAGCACGTCGTTACCGCCATACTGGGCCGCGGACACGTCCTCCTCGACGACGTCCCCGGCGTCGGCAAGACGATGCTCGCCCGCTCGATCGCGACGTCCGTCGACTGCACGTTCCGGCGGGTGCAGTTCACACCCGACCTCCTCCCCGCCGACGTCACCGGGGTGAACGTGTTCAACCAGAAGACTCGCGAGTTCGAGTTCCAGCGCGGCCCCGTTTTCGGCAACGTCGTGCTGGGTGACGAGATCAATCGCGCACCGCCGAAAACGCAGTCCGCGCTGCTCGAGGCCATGGAGGAAGAACAGGTCACCGTCGACGGAACGACGCGCGAACTCCCCGATCCCTTCACCGTCATCGCGACGCAAAACGCCATCGAGCCGAACCGGACCTACGACCTGCCCTTCGCCGAACTCGATCGGTTCATGAAGAAACTCCAGCTCGGGTATCCCGATCCCGAGGAGGAAGCCGAGATGCTGGGCCGCACGGTCGGCCGCCACCCGATCGACTCCCTCGAGCCGGTGGCCGACCTCGAGACGCTCGTCGCGGCCCGCGAGACCGTCGCGAACGTTCGCGTCGAGTCTCCCGTTCGGGAGTACGCGACCCGACTCGCCGGCTACACTCGCGAACACGGTCACATCGGCGTCAGCCCCCGCGGCACGATCTCCCTCCTTCGCGCGGCCCAGGCACGAGCCGTCGTCAACGGCCGCGAGTACGTGCTCCCGGACGACGTTCAGGCGGAGGCGGTCGTCGTGTTGCCCCACCGAATCAAGACGAACAACCGCGATCGTGACGGAAAAACGATCGTCGAGAACGCCCTCGAGCGCGTCGCAGTCGAGTAACGATGGGGCTGACGATCCGCGGCTGGAGCGCCGTCCTCGTCGTGATAGCGTCGGTCGCGATGGCGTGGGAGTACGGACCGCGCGCGCTGAACGCCATCGTGACGCCGCTGCTGGTCGTACTGGCCGCCGGGTTGATCACGACATACCGGGCCGACCGTCCCGAGATCAGGCGCGTCCCCGTCGGCGAGGGATTTGTCGGCGCTCGCCGAACGGTAGAGACCGAAATCGAGACCGGCACAACCGTCTCGGCGACCGTTCGTGACACCGTCGGTGACGGGGTCTCGGTAACCGAACTCGACTCGGACGGAGCAGCCGATACCGGCAGCGACGGGAGCGGCGAAACCGCGCCCGCTCTGCGGACGACCCTCGCCGGAGACACTCGGTTTCGCTACGAGATTCGACTCGAGGAGCGGGGCGAGCACCGAATCGGGCCGCTGACGATCACGATCAGCGACGTCTTCGGACTCGTCAATCGTCGGTTCACCTACGAGGAACCGGCGTCCGTCCTCGTCTATCCGCGCGTCCACGACCTCTGGGACGCGCCCGGACAGGATCTCCGTGCGTTCGTCGAGGCGATCAGCGGACGGGATCGCAAGGAGTTCGACCACCTGCGGGAGTACCAGCGCGGGGACGCACTGCGGGACGTCAACTGGAAATCCGCCGCGAAGCGAACCGACGCCGATCTGGTCGTCACGGAGTACACCGCCGACGAGGAAGCCGGCTCCGCCACGGTCGCCGCCGAATGCGCACCCGGCTGGGACGACGAACTGGCGACGGCCCTCGCGAGCATCACGACCTACCTACTCGAGGGCGGCGTGAGCGTTGGCGTCGTCACGCCGGACGACGACCACGCGCCGGGGTCGGGACAGGAACACCACTACGAACTCCTCGCGCAGTTCGCCGTCCTCGGACACGGCGAACTCGAAGACCGACAGCGACGGGACGCGGACGTGTTGGTTCAGGCCGACGCAGACGGAACGCGGGTCGTCATCGACGGCCGGGCGGTCCCGTTCGGTCGGCTCACGAAGACGCACAGCGCGGACACCGATCGCGCGGCGGACCGCGGCGTGACAGGACAGCGTCGCGAACGCACGCGAACCGGTCCCGGCCAGGACGAGTCGGGGGTGGCCACATGAGCGCGGAATCGGGCTCGAACGCCGGCGACCGAACGGTCGATTTCGACGTCGGCCGAACGATCGATGCCGGCACCTTTCGGCTGCTCGCGTGTGGGTGCGTGTTGGTCCTCACGGCATCGTACGTGAGCGTGCTCCGCGAGGTGACGCGCGTCGTCGGCGGCACCCAATCGCTGCTCGTCCTCGTCGCCAGTATGCTCGTGGCGGCGACGATATTCGCGTGGGCGATCCGACCGCGAACCGCGACGGTCGCCGCGATCACAGCTGGTGTGTTCGGATTCGCCTACTACCTCGAGATCAGCGGCGTCGGAGCCGAAGCCATGCTCTCGGCCAGCGACGCCATCCTCTCGGATACGCTGTCGCTCGTGGTCGGCCTGCCGCTGCTCCGGATGGTCGCGGCCGATGTCTGGACGCTCGCGTTTGTTCCCGCTCCCGTGTTCCTCTCGTGGTATCTCGCCGTCCGGGGTCGGTACGCTCTCAGCGTCGTCCCCGGCGGATTCGCACTGGCCTTCCTCGTCCTGACCGGCGACGCCGGCACGACGATCACCCTGCTCGGAACGATGGCCGCCATCGGTGCCATCGGCTTCGGCGAACTCGAGCGCCGCGACGGCTCGGTCGCCCAGGCGGACCTGCTCGCCGTTCTCTTCGCGCTGATCATCGTCCTCTCGCTGTCCGTCTCGTTCATTCCCGGCGATATGGGCACGTCATCGCGCGTCTCCGGGAACGATCCCGGGACGCTCGAGGGCACGATCGATTCGTCCTCCGAGCGATCGGCGATCGGCGGACCGGTCGAACTCTCGCCGGAGGTGCGCTTTACCGTCGAGTCCGAACAGCCCTCTTACTGGCGAACGGGCGTCTACGACCGCTTTACCGGCGACGAGTGGGTCCGAACCGGCGAGCCGCGCGATTACGACGGTTCCATCCAGGGGCCGCCCGGCGACGCCGATCGATTTCGCCAGACCATCACCGCCGAGACCGATCTCGGCGTGCTGCCGACGGCGCCCCAGCCGGTCGCGATCGAGGGCGATTTCGCCCGACACGCGGAGGTCTCTCGACACGGTCAGGTGCACCCCACGACGCCGGTTCTCGAGGGAGATACCTACGCCGTCGAGAGCGCGAGTATCGATCCCAGCCCGCGTGAACTCCGGGACGCGGGCACGGACTATCCCGAGTCGGTCACCGACGACTACCTCCAGACGCCCGAGGGCGTCTCGAGCGAGTTCGAATCGCGAACCGCGGAGATCACCGCCGATGCCGACACTCCGTACGAGAAGGCGGCCGCTATCGAATCCCACCTCCGCACGTCGAAGGGGTACTCGCTCGACGCCGCCCGGCCCGACGGCAACGTCGCCGAGGAGTTCTTGCTCGAGATGGACGAGGGCTACTGCGTCTACTTCGCGACGACGATGACCCAGATGCTGCGCGCCGAGGACGTTCCGGCCCGCTACGTCACCGGCTACACGAGCGGCCAGCAGGTCGATGACGACGAGTACGTCGTCCGCGGAACGGACGCCCACGCCTGGGTCGAGGTCTACTTCCCCGATCACGGCTGGGTCGCGTTCGAACCGACGCCCGGCGATTCCCGCGATACGGTCCACAGTGAGCGCGTCGAGCAAGCCCGCGAGGACGGCGTCGAGAACGTCGACACCGACGCCAGCGAGGACGTGCCGGTCTCCGACGAAGACGATCCCGACGACGGGAACGGAACGCCGTCCGATCCCGCCAACGGCGTCGACGACCCCGCCGACGAAGAGCCATCCGATCCCGCCAACGAAGAGCCGTCCGACCCCGCCAACGGTTCGAACGGGAACAACGGAACCGAGTCGAACGGAAGCGAACCGTCCGACCCCGGCGACGGATCCGAATCGGTCGAAGCCGACGATGACGACTGGAGCAGCTATCTGGCGCTCCTGGCCGTTTCGCGCGAAGTCGCCACGCTCGGGCTCATCGCCCTCGTCGGAGTCGTCGCCGGCGTCCACCGGACCAGTCTGACCGCCCGCGCTCGCCGGGAACTCGGGCTGTACTGGCAGCGGCCCGGGAACGATCCCGACCGAGACGTTAGACGCGCTTACCGACGACTCGAGCGCCTGCTCGCTCGCGAGTACCGGCCGCGAGATCGGGGGGAATCGGCCCGCCAGTACATCGGTGCGCTCGCGTCGGATCCCGACCGGTCGGTCGACCCTCGAGCCAGAACGGTCGCCGACCGTTACGAACGGGCGACCTACGCCGGCGGGGTGAGTCGGGCGAACGCCGACGAAGCGATCGAAATGGTCGACGAACTCGCTCGAGAGCGACTTCCGATGGTCGGTCGCGGGCGGCGGTGACCGGTCGCTCACTCAAAAAGAACCATGCAAGGGCATGCGGGTCCCGATAGTGTTTAATATGGCCGTTTCGTAGCATGGAACGTAATGTCGGAAGTCTGCTCGACGTGCGGGCTGCCCGAGGAACTCTGCGTCTGTGAGGACGTAGCCAAGGGACAACAGCAACTCAACATCCGCATTGACGAGCGCAGATACGGTAAAGAGGTAACGATCATCGAAGGATTCGATCCGAAAGACGTCGACCTGGACAGTCTTTCCTCGGATCTCAAATCAAAGTTCGCCTGTGGCGGCACGGTCGAAGACAGCCACATCGAACTGCAAGGCAATCACTCCGGCCGCATCGAAGACTTCCTTCGAGACCGCGGCTTCAACGTCGCCTGACCCAGAATCCGCGATGATCTGAGACGACTTCCGAACCCGCGACCGTCTCACGTATCGCTCCGGTACCGATTTTCGTTTTTCACCGCTCTCGAGAGCGGCTGGACCGGAGACCGCTCAGAACGGAGATTCGGCGTTCGCGGAGTCCTCGGTTTCACCGTCCCCGTCGCCGGCGAGTCCGAACTTCATACCGTACTTGTCCAGACCGCCCGCCATACTCTCGACGCGGGCGTCCGCGGTGCCCTCGTAGGAGCCGATGAGCTGGGCCGCCTGCACGCTGGCTTTACCGTGCGGACAGACGGTCACGATATGGTCTTCGCCCTCGAGTTCCGCGATCCGGCCGGAGAGTTCGTGGAACGGGACGTTCTCGCTGTCGGGAATGTGGCTGTACTCGAAGCTCTGTTTGTCGCGAATGTCGACGACGCAGACGTCGGCACCGTCCTCGAGGAGGTCGTTGACCTCGTCGGGAGTGATTTCGCCATCCATTACTGTCGGCTTGGGACGCGGACAGAATAAGGCCACGGGTCGACCCGCGCCGGCGAACGGTGTGCGCGGTCAGCCGCGTTAGGTCGCGAAAACGGCCAGGAAAACGGATATACCGCGGGTTCGTATAAATTGGTTATTGTTCTACGCGTCGTTCGATAGCGTATGGACAGCGAATCAATCGGCTTCGGAGCCCTGTTCGTCGGCCAGCTCGTCGGGACCATCGTTTTCGTCGTCGGCCTGTTTATGGGCGGCCTCACGATAGTGACGTACGTCGGGATCGCGATCATCATGCTCGCCATCGTGGGATTGGCGCTCTCGACGACCTTCGAAACGCGAGAACAGTCGATAGGGAAAACCGGACGCCGCGAACACACTCATTTCCCACTCGGTCGCGGATCGAAATGAGACGGCGCGATCGATGACCGAGTCGTCATCGCGAGCACGCCGTCTTTGCAGCGACCTGCTTCTCGAGTATCTGTCCACGGCAACGTAGCGGACCGGGCGCGATTATGAACTCCGTCGAGACGTTTCGGGTCGCTCACTCCGTTCGCGGTCCCGGGCTGCGACTCGTCTCCTTCAAATCCCGCCGGTTCCGATGCTCGCCGCTCACGGATTTGCTCGCGGCGAGAAGCGGGCCGGGCGCGATTTGAACACGCGACCGTCTGGTTAAAAGCCAGACGCTCTGCCAGACTGAGCTACCGGCCCCGTGAGTGGTACTTCCGGAGAGCGATGGTTAAACGTTTCTTTCTTCCGCGGTGCCTTCCCGTCCCGTGATTCGACACCGAGGTGATCGGTCTCGAGCCGACCCGGTGTTACTCGAAGTACTGCTCGAGGGCCTCGGTGACGATCGTCCCGGATTCGACGCCCTCGATGGAGGCGCGACGGTGGAGATCGCGGTAGGTCGACGGTGAGAGCGTCAGTTCGAACTGTCCCAGCGTGACGCCGTGTTCGGCGAGCGCGTGGTCGATCGGGACGTCGTCGTTGACGGCGCTGGCGATGCTTCGAACCTCGCGGACGGTGAGTTCGCCGTCGAGGGTCGCCCACGCGAGGAGGAGGCGCGATTCACCGCCGACCCGGGCGATGTGTTTGGCAGCGGTCGGTGCGATACCGCCGAGTGCGACCTGTTTCCGGACCGATCGGGGAAGGTCGTGTACGCGAGCCCACTTTCGAATGAACGAAACCGTCGCGTCGCCGCCGGCGCGTTCGGCTGCGGCCTTGTAGGATCCCTCACCGCGAACGAGTGCGGCGCAGGCGGCGGCACCGCGGAGCATGTAGAGGTGATCGTCGTTGGTCGCGCCAGCGGCGAACTGGCGAACGGTTTCGGCGGCATCCGCGAGGCTCTCCGGGTCGTCGGGGTCGAACTGAACCGCCTCGCGAGCGCGGGTACCGGTG contains:
- a CDS encoding hydantoinase/oxoprolinase family protein — translated: MDDHTARTDGGDRPTALRADGGRRSSDDTRIGVDVGGTFTDVALTVDDRLVTAKVPTTDPQQLGVLEGIRKACDRAAIDPGEIDAFAHAMTVSVNALLERGGAKTALVTTEGFRDVLEIGRQNRPDLYDLEAEKPDPLVPRQRRFEIGERTTTEGIERPADPDEVRDLAATLRESDVEAVAVCLLHAYADPENERLVAETLREECEVPVSASHEVLAEFREFERTSTTTVDAYVRPAIDRYVGRLVDEAEDAGIPAPRIMQANGGIADPETVREHAVTTTLSGPAAGVVGAAATVDDADVEGLVTFDMGGTSSDVSLVRDGRAERTTDAEIDGLPIRTPIVDVNTVGAGGGSIAWVDAGGALRVGPRSAGADPGPACYGRGGTEPTVTDANVVLGYIGPETALGGEMTLDVEAARASLERLADEAGLESALEAARGVYRVANATMTRTIRAVTVERGHDPREFAVVAFGGAGPMHAAALADSLEVDRVVVPRPGGVLSAFGLLAADESYDAVRTVGVELDTADPAELEEVYDGLVADVLADASDPDAARVERAADCRYAGQSFELTVPVDESFDATAVAERFHEAHERAYGYAMDESLEVVNLRATATIPGTEPAVRHDGTGDARLGTREAQFPGTGESGTGPRETTVYDRDRLESGTTVSGPAVLEQAESTTVVPPNWGGEILDDGTLVMSRTADEEEVSER
- a CDS encoding hydantoinase B/oxoprolinase family protein, which produces MTRETNTENDSDDSIDPVTLEVLRNQLESVAEEMGQTLIRGAYSPNIKERRDCSTALFDADGRMIAQAEHIPVHLGAMPAAVDAVLEYDPRPGDVFVLNDPFTGGTHLPDVTMVSPIAPGNSGAGESETDGDAADEIVGFAVSRAHHADVGGMTPGSMPAGAQEIYQEGLRLPPTRLVEGGERRTDVQSLILANIRNPTERRADLRAQLAANERAETRLAALFEEHGRETVLRGFDTVIDYSRERIEDEIAALPDGTYEASDRLEGDGVTDDDIEITVAVTIDGTTVDVDFAGSAGQLEGNLNAPIAVAKSAVYFVVRCITDPEIPPNHGCYEPVSVHAPEGSLLNPEPPAAVVGGNVETSQRVTDVVFTALAGAAPERVPAQGQGTMNNLTIGARDGSFTYYETIGGGFGARADRDGMDGVQVGMTNTLNTPIESLETEYPLRVERYALRPNSGGRGRFRGGLGLERTVTVETDATVSLLTERRRHAPKGVAGGENGALGENLIDGEPVPAKTTVDVDAGATVAVRTPGGGGHGEPNERDAAALETDRAAGKRTESDEEV
- a CDS encoding maleate cis-trans isomerase family protein, whose amino-acid sequence is MGPDANGTPVQGRLGLIVPSSNATAEPEFRRWLPEEITVHAARMELESVTVDALDAMSDDAARAAELLSHADVDAVAYACTTGSLIHGPGFDAELEEQLREAAGVPAVATARSVSRALEALDAERIAVVTPYTADLDAKERDFLEAAGFEVVSIDGRGLEENTAIGALDADDAYRQVLEHVGSGVADDLDAVFVSCTNFRSLAAVEALKAKLEVPVITSNGATLWDVCGSSGLEIDLDGPGALFDCDRA
- a CDS encoding coenzyme F420-0:L-glutamate ligase → MELEPVADLPEIRPGDDIAELVADRASLEPGDVLTVASTIVSKAEGRTANLEDYPVSGRAREIADRIADVAGEEKDPRFAQAVLEESTELLIDCPFLLTETRFGHICVNAGIDRSNVPDHDILLLPKKPSESAERIRSTLSERGYEDVAVIVTDTCGRPFRHGQRGVALGWAGTPASRDWRGELDRDGHELGVTVQSVVDELSSAANLVTGEGAGGTPAVVVRDWEFGDHEGSDELFRAVEDDLVRRALREWRFDDS